The following nucleotide sequence is from Alteromonas sp. V450.
GAAGGAAAAACTTTTACCGCAGTAAACTTGGCATTAAGCATTGCTTCTGAGCAAGATAAAACCGTTTTGTTGGTTGATGCTGATGTGTTGCGTCCTAATGTTATGAAGACGCTAGGGCACAGTAATCAGGAAGGCTTGATTGAATACCTACTAGGAGAGAAGGGCTCGGTGTCTGACATTATGCGGGCCACCAACATTCCTAATTTAAAAATTATCGCCGCAGGCAAGCCACACCGATTGTCAAACGAATTGCTCGCCTCTGAAATAATGAGACAAACCGTTGATGAGTTTTCCACGCGCTATAAAGACAGGATTGTTATTATTGATACTCCGCCTTTGTTGGGCATTAATGAAACGTCAGTACTCACCAACTTAGCGGGGCAAGCACTCGTTGTTTGTGAAGAAGGTAAAAGCAAATTACACGATATAAAAAGTGCAGTGGCCCATTTAAACCCAGATATGGCTATCGGCTTTGTCGTTAACAAAGTGCTTAATAACGACCAAGGCCCGGGCTACTACGGATACTATTACGGTACAAACGAGACTGGATAAATGAAAAAAAAAGGACTTTACGCTTCACATATTGTATTACTCAGTATTATTGCGACACCGTCGATCCGTGCAGCAGAGTTAGCTTTTTTTCCTAGTGTTCGTACCACCGCAGCCCATACAGAAAGTAGCCCAAATGGCCCTTTAGATACCAGCTATGTAGAAGTCACCCCAAGTTTTGCTCTGTCTTATCAAAGTGCAAAGCTGACGACTTATGCTTCTATATCTAACCGATATTTTTATAGAGATGTAGAAGATGACACCAGCTCAGAGAACTTCCTAACCGGCAATTACAATGCGCGATATGAGTTGATAGACGCTAGCTTGTACCTTCTTGGCTACGGGTCACAGTCCTACAACTCTATCAACGGCTCAACACTACTTATCGATGACCTGGCAACAACGCCGCAAAATCAGACAAAAACCAAAAGCAATAGTGCAGGTTTCGAAGCTACCAATATAGAAAACAGCTGGTTCGCACTCTCTGGAAGAGCCATTGTAAGTAAATTTGAAAGCGACAATACCTCTGACGCTCTCGATAGTGATCAAGTATCAATAGACAATACAAATTATACGTCGCGGTTGAGCATACGAAGCGGTAAACGCTTCTCACGCTTAAACTGGATAGTTAATGACAACTATAGAAAGACAGAACGCGATGACGGGGAAGATTCATCCAGGCACGCCTTAAATGGCAATATTCGCTATGAGTTTGTTGATAATTGGCAAGCCATTGTTCGATACAATGAGTCTGTTCAACGCTTTGACAACATTGACGATGAAGACGACACATTTCGCTCGTACGGTGCAGGTTTACGATATGATGTTAACAACAACTTTATAGACCTGGTGTACAACAAAGTTGCTGAACAAAGTAATTTCTCAGATACAGACAACGATGAATTCTTTTCTTTTAGATTTAACTTTCGGTTAAGTCCAAGAACACAATTGAGCGGGAGTAGAGATCAAGATTTCTATGGCGACACTGAATCACTTAGGTTCACCTTTGCAAATCGAAAGTTTCGCCTCTCTACACAATACAGTGAAGAAGTTACCGCAACGTCAACGGCATTTGGTGAAGATTCAACGGGTGTTTTTGTATGCCCTGCAGATTACCTAACGGTTGACGACTGTTTCATTCCTGATTCATTAACCTACACGCTTCAGCCTGGTGAAACATTTCAAGACTTGTCAACGTTTCAAGACAGTTTAAATGACGATGAAAGAGTAAGGAAAAGCCTTACCATAAACACAGGATACCGGTTTAATAGGCTAACGGTCGCTGTTCAAGGCCGAAGAACACGGGTGAATTTTTTAGGCTCGAACGAGACTACGCTGCAACATACAGCGTCGGGCAGCGCGATACTGCGTATAGGGGTTAAAACGTCGCTTAGAGGTCGTGCAGCCATGGTGATTTCTGAGCCGGATGACTCGGAATTTGATAACAAAAGCTATTTAGGTTCACTGGGTCTTTATTATCAGCTGAACAATGACATCAACTTTTTTGTTGAAGGTCAGTACAGAGTATTGGAGTCTGACGTACCGCTGGCCGAATACCAAGAGCGCCGCATTCTGTTTAACATGAGCTACACGCCTGGTAGGCAGCGCGCAAGGCAGTTACGACAAAACTCACGAGCCAGCACCACCAATAACGACAACGGCAACAACATAAATAATTTCAATAACTTTTAAGCGTTCATAGAAGCGGCGTATGACGTTAAAAAGCAAAGAACACCGCCACACCAAACAAGCCGCTTGAAACCACTCATATACCAACGCATTTTTAAAAGTGAGCTATTTGGGCTGTTGATCGTCGCTTTTAAGCCTAACGTAGGTTTTAAACTTTTTCTTCATGAGTTTATCGACATATTGAGTCATCTTAACTTTTTGAGATATAGCATCATCTAGCGCGTCGACTAAATCAGCAAGCATATCTAAATAGTATTTGGTGTCTCGAACGACATTACCTTGAGGCGTCATAATGGTTTTGCTTTGAGGACTGTCAGCAAAACCCATGTTCTCTGTTACTTCAGCGTTGTTTTTTTCTGGCTCGAACATTTCCGCTTTAACTTCTTCAATCACCTCGTTCACTGCGTCGGCATTAAAGCTTTCGAGCTCCTCTAAAAAACCGTACAGCATTATACGATCCATAAGGGTATTTATTTTACGAGGGATCCCGCGAGAGAACATGTGGATCCGCTCATATGCTGCCTCTTCAAACAACGCAGCACCACTCCACCCCGCATGCTGTAGTCGATACTCAATATATTCTTTACACTCATCTAGCGTTAACGGCGCTAAGTGGCAAGACGCCACAATTCGCTGACGGAACTGCTCCATATTGGGCGCCCGTAAAATGGGCTGCAGTTCATCTTGGCCAAGAAGAAAACTTTGGATTAGGGGTTTGCCGTTATATTGAAAATTACTTAACATGCGCAGCTCTTCAATCGTCTCAAGAGGCAGATTTTGTGCCTCATCAACAAGCAGTAATGCGCGTCGGCCCGCTTTGTTTAAGTCAAACAGAAAAATTTCTAACGCTTTTAAAATATCGGCCTTGGAACGTCCCTCGGTGGGTATATCAAACTTAGCAGCCACCATTTTAACAAGTTCATCGGGTGAGAGTTTTGGCGTTACTATTTGGGCAGCAGCGATATCGTCTTCAATCTCTTGCAGCAGGCTGTTGGCAACGGTAGTTTTGCCCGTACCTATCCCTCCGGTAATCACAATAAAGCCTTCCGCTTGAGAGAGACCATACTGTAAGTACGACATTGCCCGCTTATGCCATTTACTAGCGAAAAAAAAGTCTGGGTCTGGTGTTAATTGAAACGGCTTCGAGTTAAGTCCGTAATAACTTTCATACATGCAGTTTACCGTTAAAGTTAAACATTAAAAAATAGGTTGCGTGAGTGACTCAAAGCCAAAACCGTACACCTTTGAGTTAGACATCAATGAATAAACGCCATAAAACAGCCCTGCTCACCTTAGCTTATTTTGGGTTATACGCTCTATTATTCCCGTGGTCGACACGCCGTCTTCGAAGGTAAGTACTTTTACATCACCTCCATTTTCCAACACTTCTTTCCCCCCTGCGATTTCATCAACTGTGTAATCGCCACCTTTCACAAGCACGTCAGGCAGAAGCCTGGCAATGATGCGTTGAGGAGTGTCTTCTTCAAATGGCACAACCCAATCCACAGCGCTCAAGCCTGCCAATACAGCCATTCTTCTATCAACGTTATTCACTGGGCGCCCTGGACCTTTAAGTGCGGTAACAGACGCGTCGGTATTAACCGCCACAATAAGTCTATCGCCTAACTGAGCGGCTTCTTCTAGGTAGGCAACATGACCAGAGTGCAGAATGTCAAAACAACCATTTGTCATAACAATTCGTTCACCGCGCGCTTTCGAGGCCTTTAACGCCAACGCTAGCTGATCTTCCGTCATCACACCGCCGTCCAAATGCACTGACTGCTCTCCAATAGCTAAAGCTAGCTCAGTATTCGTAACGGTTGACGTACCTAACTTGCCGACAACTACACTTGCCGCGAGGTTAGCTAATACACATGCAGCTTGTAACGGCAGATTGCACGCTATCGCAACAGCAAGTGTAGACACCACCGTATCGCCTGCACCCGTTACATCGTACACCTCTTTCGCTTTAGCGGGTAAGTGAAACTCACCGCTACCTTGTTCAAACAGAGTCATCCCCTTTTCAGAGCGCGTAACTAAAAGCGCGTCTAATTGCAGCGTGCTTTTTAACTCACGTGCTTTTTGTACCAACTCATCTTCTGAGCCGACAGCGCCAACTATCGCGCACAGTTCATCCATATTTGGAGTGATAAGCGTTGCACCGGCGTACTTTGCAAAATCGCTGCCCTTCGGATCGACAACTACCCGCTTACCCTTGGCGCGAGCTTGTTGAATTAACTTCTCGGGATGACTCAAACATCCTTTTGCATAATCGCTCAAGATAACAACATCCGCATCATCCAGCGCGTCATCAAACCTCGCTTCTAGGCTTGTTTTATCTGCATTTGCGAAGCTTTTTTCAAAATCTAAGCGCAATAACTGTTGATTTCTACTCATTACTCTGAGTTTCGTAATGGTGTCAAAGCCGTCTACTGTGAAGAAATCACATTTTACATTGTAGGACTCTAGTTTTTCGCGAAGGATGGTGGCATTTTCATCATTGCCACACATACCTAACAAGGTCACGTCTGCGCCAAGTGTAGCTACGTTTACAGCAACATTGGCAGCGCCACCCGCTCTATCTTCTGCGCTATTGACATTAACAACGGGAACAGGCGCCTCTGGCGAAATACGCCCCGTACCGCCACTCCAGTAGCGGTCTAACATAAGGTCGCCAACAATAAGCACTTTGGCTTTGCTAAAATCTGGTAATATCATGCTGTTATTAAATTAGAAGAACTGAGAACATTGGCAAAGAGTATAACAGCCAAGGGCGGCAATACCCACCAGCGAAATACAAATAACCACTGGTATCTCTATCTTGTAGAAAACAAGTTAGGCCAGATTTACACCGGAATTACAACTGACCCACTCAGGCGTATTGCTCAACACCGCGGTGAACTTGCAGGTGGCGCCAAGGCCTTAAAAGGTAAAGCGCCGCTGTCGTATCGGGCCATATTTGAGGTAGAAAACAAGTCTCAAGCGGCAAAACTTGAATGCGCCGTGAAACGGCTAAGTCGGCAACAAAAAAACGCCATTATAAGCAAAGGAAAACTGGGCGAACGGCATTGCATTAAAACGCAGTTCCAAAGTAAAACCGCATAAGTAATGCGCGAAAACCAATCGCCTTTAGCCACCGAGTATGGCATTTATTATCATTGCATTGCCGATACTTAATGTGAAACCCAGTGCAGCCACTCCCACGTTGTGTTGTTGGTCAACCTCTTGTCGGAAGTTCATGCCAAAAAGAATAATCTTTTTACTGATTAGCACCAAAATATGCAATGCCACTGCCATACATACGCTTACAATCAGCCACCCAGTAACATTACTCACATAACCAGACGGGTTATAAATGATAATGTTTTTTGCAGCAGACACGATCATTGACGTACCCAACAGGTTACCTGAGTGCTCGATTGCAAGTGCAAGCTGACCTTTTTCCAGTGCCCCTTGAAAAGAATCGTTTTGATTGTCTTTTGCATATCTGAATTCAAGAATGCGGGTCATTACCAATAGCATTGTGAGCACGACCAAAAAGCCTGTAACAATGGCAATTAGGGCGTTCATATCGCTTCCGTCAACCCACAACATGATGTTGTGCAAAACAATTGCACTTGCAACAAGGCTTGCCGCATCAACCAGTGCAACACTTACACTGCGCTCTGCAATCATTTCATGTGTATCAATCTTGTTGAGCACAAGTTTGTCGTGCGCAAAACGGCCGAGTTTTACCAGAAAGATCCCCACTATGCCAAACGACACCATACCAATAGCTGCCTGCTCGTAGCCCTGCCCGACGTGACGACCTACCACTGAACTGAGAACGATGCAAAGCGCTAACATTCCCCCGGCAATACTGATCCCAAACGCAAAATTGTCTTTTACGCCTAACTCTTCTGTTACCGAGTACTTTCGAAAAGCACCGGTGAGCCACTTCATTACCATAAGCAGCACAAGCGCTATACCGATATCCATCGCGAGATAAATTAACAAATCTTGCGTTAACGGTACTAGTTTTACTAAGGCTTCCACGTTATCTTTCCCTTAAAGAGTTTAGCGATATTTCACCGATTATTTATTTCTAGTAACAACACCACCACGTTCTTTTTATTGCCGCTGCCATAAAAAAATGTGGAACGATATACGTTTATTTTGCGTGTAACATGAAGACCGGTTGAATGATGAAATACATGTATTAACAGAGACTAAGCGAATATTATGCCAGTAGACAGCGAAAATATCATGACAAACGAAGAGCAGGCCGAGAAGGTTTGGAACAAAGTGCGCTCTACGTGGGTTAACGACGGCGAAGATGATGTTTTCATAACATCACATCAAAGCGCTTTTTTACTTGCTTTTCGCCGTTCTGCTTTTGTTGCAAAAATTGTTGAGAACAAGCCTTCAATCGCGAAAGTAATCGTAACAGCGCCGCCAATACAAGAGCATTTACCTACTTATCAATCACTGCTTGAGAACGCGCTTTTAAATGTGAAGACGGAAGACGACTTGATGCGTGTGCTTCGGCAACTGCGAAATCAGGAAATGGCTCGAATTGCTTTTCACGATGTATTGAACAACCAAAGTATTAAAACGTCACTTCTACAGGTATCTACTCTCGCTGACGCACTTATTACGCACGCATATCATTGGCTTTATTCACACCTCTGTGAGCGCTACGGGCACCCGCGTAACGATAGTGGTGATATGCATATGTATATTTTAGGAATGGGAAAGCTAGGCGGACGCGAGCTTAATTTCTCATCAGATATCGACCTGATTTTCGCCTATCCTGAAAAAGGCGAAACGCAAGGAGGCCGTAAACGAATTGAAAACCAACAGTTTTTTACAAAACTTGCTCAGAAGCTGATACAAGCACTCAATAAAATCACCAATGACGGACAGGTATATCGGGTTGATATGCGGCTGCGTCCTTTTGGAGAGTCAGGCCCACTGGTTTTACATTTTGCCGCGCTAGAAGACTATTATCAGGAACAGGGACGCCATTGGGAACGTTTCGCCATGATTAAAGCGAGGGTTATCAACGACGATAATTCTTCAAATGTGCAATGGTTGAAGGGTATTCTTCATCCTTTTACATTCAGGCGTTATTTAGATTTCACTACGTTGGACGCCTTGCGCAATATGAAAAAGCTTATTGCCACGGAGATCCGTAGACGGCAACTAAAAAATAACATCAAGCTTGGTGCTGGGGGTATACGTGAGGTCGAGTTTTTTGCTCAAAGCTTTCAGCTTATACACGGAGGACGCGAACCTAAATTACAAAGCAAGTCATTGCTTAACACGCTGGACAGCCTTGCTAATCTCGGCATTGTTGAATTATCAGTAACGGACGAGCTCACCAACGACTATCTCTTCCTTCGTAAGGTTGAACATTCTCTTCAACAGTACGATGATGAGCAGACACAAACACTGCCAGAAAAAACCTCTCAGCAACAAGCGCTTGTTGATATTTTAGGGTTGCCAGACTATGCCACTTTTCTTGCCGAATTGAGTAACGCAATGGAGAGAATTCACGGTTATTTTAATGAACTTGTTGAAGAATCTCACGAAACACATACAGAAGAAGACGCACTATTCACGGCTTGTTCAGACGCATGGAGACTTCAGCTTGAGCACGCTGAATTCGCTCAACTTTTTACTGACTTTTTGTCAAAAAGAGAAATTGAGGGAGCATTTTCAAAGCTAGAAGACTTCAAAAGTAAACAGCGGCATTATCGTATCGGCCAAAAAGGTGAAGACACGTTAAACAAGCTTTTGCCAGAAATTTTGTATGTATTAATTATTCAGCACCCAAATAACACAGTACAGGTACTTTCACGGTTATTAGGGGTAATTGAAGCAATCACAGGTCGCACTACCTATTTAGATTTACTGCTCGAAAATCCTGAAGTACTTAAGCAGCTTGTTCGATTGTGCGAGCGCAGCGATTGGATAGCACAGGAAATTAGACGTTTTCCTCTGTTACTAGACGAACTTCTTACTCCACTATACCTCGGCCAGCAGAACACTGATATTGCAACGTCGAAGCGTGAGTACGAAGAAGAATTAAGGGAAAACATGCTGCGCATAGAGCACGACGACGTTGAGATGCTCATGGATGCGTGGCGTCAGTTCAAACTTTGTCAACAGCTTCGAATAGCAGCCAGCGATATCAGTAATTCTCTACCTATCAATAATGTAAGTGACAAACTAACCGTTTTAGCAGAAGTGCTCTTAGAAGCCGTCATCAACGCTGCTTGGGGACAAATGCAAATGCGCTTTGGCGTTCCCTCACATCTAGAAGGTAACGACAAGGGTTTTGCCGTAATTGGGTATGGCAAGCTTGGGGGGTTCGAACTGGGTTACGGCTCCGATCTAGACCTGGTATTTATTCACAACGCCCCTCGCGGTATTAGTACAGATGGAAAGAAGTCGATTGAAGCACAGCAGTTCTACATTAAATTAGCGCAACGCGTTATGCACCTGCTCAATACAAAAACAATTTTTGGCCAGCTGTATGAAACTGATTTGCGCCTTCGTCCATCAGGCAACGCTGGTTTACTTTGTTGCCATATTGATGGTTTTGAAAAGTATCAACGCGAAGAAGCATGGACATGGGAACATCAAGCGTTAGTCCGGGCGCGCGGTATTTGTGGCGATAGCGCTCTGCTCGATAGTTTTAAACGTGTTCGACACGATATACTTTGCCTGCCTAGGGATAAGTCACAGCTTGCTACCGAAGTGTGCAAGATGCGAGCAAAAATGCGTGAACATTTATTATCCAATTCAACAGAAAAAATTGACTTGAAACAGTGTGCTGGCGGAATTACAGATATCGAGTTTATGGCACAGTACTGGGTGCTAGCGTTTGCACACGATAATGAAAAGATGACGCAATTCCCCGACAATCTGCGCATTTTCGATATCGCCGCCCAAGAAAACATTATCGATAAGACAACGGCTTCTAAACTTCAAGCCGCCTATCTAGCCCTTAGAGAACAATATCACCACCTCACGCTTGCCGACACAAAATACGCTGACGCAAGTGAAGCGCTAGAGGCTATACGTGAAAAAGTTAAAGCGCATTGGAACGCACTTTTTAACTAAACATTTATTGCGTTAGCCCCCGAGCCGTTTGCAGTTGCTGGCAAGAAAATCAGTTTCTCGCTCTGTCACTACTAGCGAGCGTTGCTCGGCACAAAGGTACGTTTTTATGGGCCTTTCGAAGTTACTATCGATGGCACGAGCAATTTGGGTTAACGAACCGGCAACCGTATTTTCAAGTTGAAATTGGTACTTGATAACAAAGTCTTGTTCAAGATTCCAAATAACCTGCATTCCTTCAGCTTGTGCATATTGCGAAATTGCACCGCGCAATGTATTTCCTTCAGAAAAGGTTCTGTATTTATGCTCTCCCGACCAGTTTTTATCTACCGGCCTAGTTCGACTCGACATTTGAGAAAGTGTTTGGTCGAGATTGGGGTCGACACCAGCTACGTCTAGAACAAAGTCACTTTGTTCATCTTCAAGAGGATCGGTAGAAGACTGTCTAAAGTCACGATAAAACTCACTTAATCCACGCGATACTGACTTTTCAGTCTTCTGAGACTCGGCTACTGGACTATCTTCTCGTATTTGCAGTATATAGATTAATACGCCTGCCGCAATAATGATGACAACCGCAATAGCAATTTGCTTTGCCCAAAAAGAAGTACTTGAATAACTCGTTTGACCCATACTTATAAAAACCTAATGCTGATTTATCTACTTCAATATGTCCATTGCCCTACCCCTATTGTAGACGAAACCACCAACTGCGCGCATAAGCAAAGGTTGGCGCTAAACCTACAAGTTTAGACGTGCTAATTATATAGCGAGGCTGGGTTTTCTTTAGGCCTTGTTTTAAAACGTTTGTGCATCCAAAGATAACTTTCAGGCTGCTCTTTTACTGCCGCATCAATATGCTGATTTAGCGTAGTTAACGCAGCTGCATCTTCCATTTCTCCTAACCCTATTAAAGGTGGGAAGATCTTAATTTTATAGCCGCTTTTTGTATACTGCGACGTAATAAGCATCGGTCTAGCTTGGCTTCGTCTTATAAACATAAGTGTCGCCGTAGTGGTAGCCGTGTCTTTAACCCCCCCAAATGGCACAAAAATACTCTGTTTGGGCCCATAATCTTGGTCGGGGAGATATAAACAGAGCTCGTTATCATCTAAAGCGGCCAATAGCGCTTTGGCATTTCGTTTATCAATCATGTACTTGTTCGAACGATTTCGACCATGGTACTGCAGATAATCAACAAGCGGGTTGTTGTGCTTTCTATAAAATGCAATGCTCGGGTGGAAAAAGCCGATACCGCGGCACGCAAACTCAAGGTTCATATTGTGCAGTGCCATACCAAATACACCAGTACCTCGCGCTAGTGCTTCTTCAACGTGTTCTGTACCTTCTATCACAATAGCGCGCTTCACACGCCAGCTAGGCCACCACCAGCCCATAGCCGTTTCAAATAAAGCCATGCCCGTACGGCGAATGTTTTCTCGATAAAGCGTTTCTACTTCTTCATCAGAAAGTGTGGGGTTCCACAGCTGCAGGTTTTTTTTGGCCACTTTTGCGCGCTTAGGAACAATAAGCGCAATCAGCTTACCTGCACCCGCACCAAGCAAGCGGATCACGGGTAGTGGTAACCATGTTATAAGATAAAGAATGAAGACACCCAGCCATACAGGCCAATACTTGGGGCCTAAGAAGGCAAGTTTGAATGCTGGAGCTTTTATTACCGCTGCCAATGTATTTTCCTCTATTTACAATGCCATATAGTGTACCAGAAGAGGAATAGAGTGGCTACGAAGACGCGCTAAGCATGCATGTGCAGCATGCTTATGGTGGGCGCCGATTAATGGGATTTGTCGATTGACTTAAGCTTTTTCTCAAACGCTTGGTATTGCTCGTTGTTGTCATAATCAAAATGGTATTGATTATGAAAACCGAACTGCAATTTTACGTTCGCATCTTCGATATAAAGTGTATAACCGTCATGGTCCGTAAAAGCAGTAATACCATTAAGTTTATACTGCTCGTTTTCTTTCGCACCAAACTGCCTAATTTTATCGAAAACCCGTAATAGAAACTTGCTGTCTAACTCGTTTTTCATAGTTAAAACCTCTTTTCAGTCTTTACACTACATACTGTTAAACAGCCGCTTTGGATTTTATCTGTACTCGCCTTATTTGAAGTTATACCTAAAGCCTATGCTAAAAGTATGTGCAGAAAAGTTGTCTTCACCACCAAAAAACACGTATTCCATACGTACCATTGACGAATGTGTTACGTAGTAGTCAAAACCCAGTCCAGCAAGCCCTGCAGCAATGCTATCATCGTAAGCACAGGTCAATGGCGTTTCAGCGCTTCCACATTGAACATCAGATGATATATCAACTTTCGCCACGCCAAGTTTGTAAAACAACTCGCCAGAGGCATTTGACGCTTTGCCAAGTAGTGCTGCATAGAGTGCGTCTCCAGATGCATCGGCAACATCGTTGGAATAGTCAAACAAACGGTAGTAGCCACCTTCAGCATACCATTGTTCATGTATTTGTCTGCCGTACGCTAAGCTGAAGGATATTTCACCTTCACTGTCATTAGCAAAGTCAGCATCACTGTAACCTATCGTTGCGAGACCATAATTAGCTTGCGCAGCGCAGCTGCCTGACACGCCCATTACCCAAATTACCGCTATCCATAAAAGCTGCTTCATTCTACCCTCAAAAAAAGTATTCCAATGTAAATTGTAAGTGATCATCTCGACGTAAAAAGAAATAAGTATCTTGTTCGTCATCAGATGAAAAAAAATAGCTGTCTAGTTTCCATCTCCATTGCGAGGAAATTCGACTAGAGGCCTCGATAAACCCAGAATAAGTACTCGCTTCGTCCAAGTCTTGAACCATGCCGACAAGTATCTGCGTGCCATCTAAATCATTTAGATTTAATCTAACACCAAACATAACGTCATTTTGACCCACCGCGAAAAAGTTGTTTTTTCGCTCATCGAACTGGTATTCGAGTAAAAGCCCAAGTTCATAACCCGTTCCTAATACGTCGGGCTGAGTGTACTCAAAACCGGCGACCAGAGCACTAAAATCATCAGATTGTCCCTGCCTATATATCGCTTCAAGTTTCAAAAGCCACGCACCGTAAACGCTTAGCGCGTCTATGCCTACCTGCTCAATTTGAGCATAATAAGATACTATTTCAATATTCCCAATGGAATTCAACTTATTAAGTAATTCTGGTTCTCTCGAAGTACCGTCGAAGTAAGATACCCCCAGTTCCCAATTCCCAAGAGAAGACTGCCATCGTATGGCATAATCGACATGCTGATTTTCCTCTGACGATTCATACTCTGCATTACTTATAGGGATAGGAGGTCTAAAACGTCCTTCTGCCCCTTGAAAAGTGCGTTCGCGAAAGTAAGGCAAAACATAAAATGACAGCGCTCCAGCGTTAGAAAAGTATGCATAATTTAGCATAGCTTGACCAAGTTTAATCTCACCATCAATAGACTCTACGGCATCGGTCTGATTGATGATATCAACTAAATGCAGCGATTCTGTTTGCCCCCAAAATACTTTACCAATACCGGCTTTAACTTCCCAAGAGTCACCGTATCGTGTCCACATTAGTTCTCGAATATCGGCATGCGTGCGCTCGCTGTCGTGTTCATCGATACGTAGGAAAGGCTTAAAAACAAGCGTGTCGTTTCCACTTATTTCGCTGAAAAATTCTGGAGAAAGAAACAACGACGTGTAGGCTCGCTCTTGTTGCATATACAATGCATCTTGTAGAAAATATCGTTGTTCTATACCGGCAGAGCCCGAATACTCGATTTCCGCTTGTAAGGAGCAACAGTAGATCCATAAACCCAGCGTTAACAGTCGCGGCTTCATCGCGCTCTCTTCAAACTATTTTTATTAAAATCTTTGCTAGTAAGGTCAGTATCAAACGTGATGCTCTGTGTAATTAAATAGGTCGCTTTTCCCGTTTGTGCGTTTTTCACTTCAGTTCTAAGTGGTCGCCAAAACTTACCTTCATAAAGCGTGTA
It contains:
- a CDS encoding XrtA-associated tyrosine autokinase, with translation MSTIEKALAKNKAGQSSNNANSEQVSDEAQIAADSAASTQQNNDATVASSDSTAAPSDGQGMPHINLDMNYLSEKGMVDHSAERRIINEEYRAIKRKIISNAFGPLSKTLDHSNVIMVTSSKPGEGKTFTAVNLALSIASEQDKTVLLVDADVLRPNVMKTLGHSNQEGLIEYLLGEKGSVSDIMRATNIPNLKIIAAGKPHRLSNELLASEIMRQTVDEFSTRYKDRIVIIDTPPLLGINETSVLTNLAGQALVVCEEGKSKLHDIKSAVAHLNPDMAIGFVVNKVLNNDQGPGYYGYYYGTNETG
- a CDS encoding XrtA/PEP-CTERM system-associated ATPase, whose protein sequence is MYESYYGLNSKPFQLTPDPDFFFASKWHKRAMSYLQYGLSQAEGFIVITGGIGTGKTTVANSLLQEIEDDIAAAQIVTPKLSPDELVKMVAAKFDIPTEGRSKADILKALEIFLFDLNKAGRRALLLVDEAQNLPLETIEELRMLSNFQYNGKPLIQSFLLGQDELQPILRAPNMEQFRQRIVASCHLAPLTLDECKEYIEYRLQHAGWSGAALFEEAAYERIHMFSRGIPRKINTLMDRIMLYGFLEELESFNADAVNEVIEEVKAEMFEPEKNNAEVTENMGFADSPQSKTIMTPQGNVVRDTKYYLDMLADLVDALDDAISQKVKMTQYVDKLMKKKFKTYVRLKSDDQQPK
- the hldE gene encoding bifunctional D-glycero-beta-D-manno-heptose-7-phosphate kinase/D-glycero-beta-D-manno-heptose 1-phosphate adenylyltransferase HldE → MILPDFSKAKVLIVGDLMLDRYWSGGTGRISPEAPVPVVNVNSAEDRAGGAANVAVNVATLGADVTLLGMCGNDENATILREKLESYNVKCDFFTVDGFDTITKLRVMSRNQQLLRLDFEKSFANADKTSLEARFDDALDDADVVILSDYAKGCLSHPEKLIQQARAKGKRVVVDPKGSDFAKYAGATLITPNMDELCAIVGAVGSEDELVQKARELKSTLQLDALLVTRSEKGMTLFEQGSGEFHLPAKAKEVYDVTGAGDTVVSTLAVAIACNLPLQAACVLANLAASVVVGKLGTSTVTNTELALAIGEQSVHLDGGVMTEDQLALALKASKARGERIVMTNGCFDILHSGHVAYLEEAAQLGDRLIVAVNTDASVTALKGPGRPVNNVDRRMAVLAGLSAVDWVVPFEEDTPQRIIARLLPDVLVKGGDYTVDEIAGGKEVLENGGDVKVLTFEDGVSTTGIIERITQNKLR
- a CDS encoding GIY-YIG nuclease family protein, which translates into the protein MAKSITAKGGNTHQRNTNNHWYLYLVENKLGQIYTGITTDPLRRIAQHRGELAGGAKALKGKAPLSYRAIFEVENKSQAAKLECAVKRLSRQQKNAIISKGKLGERHCIKTQFQSKTA
- a CDS encoding DUF350 domain-containing protein; the protein is MEALVKLVPLTQDLLIYLAMDIGIALVLLMVMKWLTGAFRKYSVTEELGVKDNFAFGISIAGGMLALCIVLSSVVGRHVGQGYEQAAIGMVSFGIVGIFLVKLGRFAHDKLVLNKIDTHEMIAERSVSVALVDAASLVASAIVLHNIMLWVDGSDMNALIAIVTGFLVVLTMLLVMTRILEFRYAKDNQNDSFQGALEKGQLALAIEHSGNLLGTSMIVSAAKNIIIYNPSGYVSNVTGWLIVSVCMAVALHILVLISKKIILFGMNFRQEVDQQHNVGVAALGFTLSIGNAMIINAILGG